A window of Roseateles sp. XES5 genomic DNA:
CCTGTAGGCGACAAGGGCGGCCATGTAGAGGGCGTCGCGCACACGCTTGCGCCCGCCGCGGATGTGGCGTTGCCCGCGCCGTGTGCCGCTGTCAGCGTTGAAGGGCGCAAGGCCGGCGAGAGCCGCCATGGCCTTGGCCGACGCCCCACCCAATTCCGGCATATGGGCGATCAGGGTGAAGGCCGTGATCGGTCCGACGCCTGGAATGGAGCATAGCCGTGCATGGTGTTCTTTCATCTGTGGAGAGGTGCGCAGATGGTCGCGGCAGGCGGTGTCGATTTTTGCGATCTCTGCATCGAGCCAAGCGATGTGGCTTTCGAGGCTGGCGTATTGCTCGGGCTGCGCGCTGTGAAGGCGGGTGCGTTCCTGCTGGCGCATGGCGACGAGCTGGTCGCGCCGGGTGTGCATGTGAGCCAGCGCGCGGCGCGCGGGATCGGACGGCACGCTCACCGCGGGGTTTAGTGCCTGGCCCATGCGCGCGAGCAGGCGCGCATCGATTTCGTCCGTCTTGGCCAGGTGCCCGCTCGCGCGGGCAAAGTCGCGGGCCCTTGCCGGATTGACCCGGCAATAGGGACGCTGGCGCTGCTCCAGAGCCGTGCAGACAAGCTGGTCGTAGGGCGCGGTCGCCTCAAGCACGAGGGTTGCCTCGCGCTCTTGCAGCGTTTCCAGCCATGCCTCGATGGCGGCGGGCGTGTTGGCAATGCGCAGAGCTGTTTGCGTGTGCTCGTCGAAAAGATCCAGATGCGCTTTGGAGACGTCGCATCCGATGAAAACAGGGCGTATCATGGAAGCCTCATCCTGTGATGCGAGGTCCGCGCGAACGGCCTCAGTCAACTGTTCAGGTTGGGATGTCGAAGCGGGCGCAGGACCCAAGCC
This region includes:
- a CDS encoding IS110 family transposase, whose product is MIRPVFIGCDVSKAHLDLFDEHTQTALRIANTPAAIEAWLETLQEREATLVLEATAPYDQLVCTALEQRQRPYCRVNPARARDFARASGHLAKTDEIDARLLARMGQALNPAVSVPSDPARRALAHMHTRRDQLVAMRQQERTRLHSAQPEQYASLESHIAWLDAEIAKIDTACRDHLRTSPQMKEHHARLCSIPGVGPITAFTLIAHMPELGGASAKAMAALAGLAPFNADSGTRRGQRHIRGGRKRVRDALYMAALVAYRLKTPFGRTLQAMTAKAKPFKLMIIAIARKILVTANALLRDKTNFRTP